In one Brevibacillus choshinensis genomic region, the following are encoded:
- a CDS encoding HPr family phosphocarrier protein, whose protein sequence is MVQQQVVVQLKTGLQARPAAFFVQEANRFASEVFVEKENKKVNAKSIMGIMSLAISSGTEITILAEGPDASQAVTSLAKLVSKEE, encoded by the coding sequence ATGGTTCAACAGCAGGTAGTGGTTCAATTGAAAACCGGTTTGCAGGCACGTCCGGCAGCCTTTTTTGTACAAGAGGCCAACCGTTTTGCTTCTGAAGTATTCGTGGAAAAAGAAAACAAAAAAGTAAATGCAAAAAGCATCATGGGCATCATGAGCCTCGCAATCAGTTCTGGAACGGAAATAACCATTTTGGCAGAAGGGCCGGATGCCTCCCAGGCAGTTACGAGCCTTGCCAAGCTAGTAAGCAAGGAAGAATAG
- the rapZ gene encoding RNase adapter RapZ yields MTELGNDKAINLLIITGMSGAGKTVAVQSLEDLGYFCVDNLPPVLIPKFAELVKQSGGSIERVALVIDLRGREFFESLSVTIESLNQMNGLSYHILYLDASDTTLVSRYKETRRRHPLSPNGSPLEGIHAERRLLQEMKGWAHQIIDTSQMKPAQLREKIINQYGQQGSPLTINVLSFGFKYGTPIDADLMFDVRFLPNPHYIEDLRPKTGCDPEVAEYVMKHKETQEFVEKLIDFLTYTLPHYQREGKSQLVIGIGCTGGKHRSVAIAEHLGETFGKDFTVRVSHRDMEKNK; encoded by the coding sequence GTGACGGAATTGGGAAACGACAAGGCCATTAATCTGCTGATTATTACTGGGATGTCAGGTGCAGGAAAAACGGTTGCTGTACAGAGCTTGGAGGATTTGGGCTACTTTTGTGTAGATAACCTGCCGCCAGTGCTGATTCCCAAATTTGCTGAACTGGTCAAACAGTCCGGTGGCAGTATTGAGCGGGTTGCATTGGTGATCGACTTACGCGGGCGCGAGTTCTTTGAGAGCTTGTCAGTCACGATCGAGAGTCTGAACCAGATGAACGGGCTTTCGTACCACATTCTCTATCTCGATGCGAGTGATACGACCTTGGTGTCCCGTTACAAGGAAACGCGTCGTCGCCATCCATTGTCGCCAAACGGTTCACCATTAGAAGGGATTCATGCTGAGCGCCGCTTGCTGCAGGAAATGAAGGGATGGGCGCATCAGATCATTGATACGAGTCAGATGAAACCGGCTCAGCTCCGGGAAAAAATCATCAACCAGTACGGCCAACAAGGCTCACCGCTTACGATTAACGTGCTTTCGTTCGGATTTAAATACGGCACGCCCATAGATGCCGATCTGATGTTTGATGTGCGGTTCTTACCGAATCCACACTATATAGAAGATCTTCGTCCCAAAACCGGTTGTGATCCGGAGGTGGCGGAGTACGTCATGAAGCACAAGGAAACGCAGGAGTTTGTGGAGAAATTGATCGACTTTTTGACTTACACACTGCCGCATTATCAACGCGAGGGCAAGAGCCAGCTTGTGATTGGGATTGGCTGCACGGGCGGAAAGCATCGCTCTGTTGCGATCGCCGAGCATTTGGGCGAAACCTTCGGAAAAGATTTTACTGTTCGCGTCAGCCATCGAGACATGGAAAAGAATAAGTGA
- a CDS encoding tetratricopeptide repeat protein: protein MKHNKSILKKTTVVDFKQDAAFFVDRGTRFLNRYDYEKALRSFRRAIELEPANAECHCHLASALAETGQFEASNDVLFEVIEKWDTSMSEVYFYMANNYANLEDYQMAEEMAIRYLQEEGNGPYREDAEELLDYIYFELDMPPRHFLPSEKEDVYSKHERARRSLEEGRFLEALDILKEIVEADPSFLPAWNNLSLAYYYVGDFQESMKTIEKTLEMENGNLHALCNLAVLLSHHNHASELISLMDMLKKVVPFHPENTYKLATTMGVLGQHDEAYFHYQRMLKSGRPHEACTYHYAAISAYLSGRKDQALKWWQKAKQMDPEAGVADQYIQMVKNEQEGETIKPIPYQYNPTQKEVSWEQASFTGVEDFKTDPMIRASLLWALQHGRDEVKLAVLQTLSLIGDDEAETAVRQFYHSTDNQQMQKLALLALADMGAAMPEYTPKSGASQSSDEWSTASVEDGIQHFMVEGGQVAAGNWCLQYWQEHQEYAQGHVQVRKALAWVAALEYVYGTVSQEKQSQAFLAQKYGVSVSTVAKCVKVLSMLDFK, encoded by the coding sequence ATGAAACATAACAAAAGTATTTTGAAGAAAACAACTGTCGTGGACTTTAAGCAAGATGCCGCTTTTTTTGTGGATCGAGGCACGCGCTTTTTAAATCGTTACGACTATGAAAAGGCATTACGTTCTTTTCGTCGAGCGATTGAGCTGGAGCCTGCGAATGCGGAGTGCCACTGCCATCTGGCTAGTGCGCTCGCAGAGACAGGGCAGTTTGAAGCATCGAATGACGTCCTCTTTGAGGTTATAGAAAAATGGGATACCTCCATGTCAGAAGTATACTTCTACATGGCAAACAACTACGCCAACCTGGAAGATTACCAGATGGCAGAAGAAATGGCGATTCGCTACCTCCAGGAAGAGGGTAACGGTCCTTACCGTGAGGATGCTGAGGAGCTACTGGATTACATCTACTTCGAGCTCGATATGCCGCCTCGTCATTTTCTTCCGAGTGAAAAGGAAGACGTCTACAGCAAACATGAACGCGCTCGACGCAGCTTGGAAGAAGGACGCTTCTTAGAAGCACTGGACATCTTAAAAGAAATCGTGGAAGCAGATCCGTCCTTCCTTCCTGCTTGGAACAACCTGTCGCTCGCCTACTATTATGTAGGGGATTTTCAAGAATCCATGAAAACGATCGAAAAGACATTGGAGATGGAGAACGGCAATCTCCATGCCCTGTGCAATCTGGCGGTTCTGCTGTCGCACCACAATCATGCATCCGAATTGATTTCGTTGATGGACATGTTGAAGAAAGTCGTACCGTTTCACCCGGAAAATACCTACAAGCTGGCGACAACAATGGGTGTGCTGGGCCAACACGACGAGGCTTACTTCCACTACCAACGAATGCTGAAATCCGGTCGTCCACACGAGGCATGTACGTATCATTACGCAGCCATCTCTGCTTATTTAAGTGGACGCAAAGACCAGGCTCTAAAATGGTGGCAAAAGGCCAAGCAAATGGACCCAGAAGCCGGTGTGGCTGACCAATACATCCAGATGGTAAAAAACGAGCAAGAAGGGGAAACTATAAAACCGATCCCTTATCAGTACAACCCGACGCAAAAAGAGGTTTCTTGGGAACAAGCTTCCTTTACAGGCGTGGAGGATTTCAAGACCGACCCGATGATACGAGCATCCTTGCTATGGGCTTTGCAGCATGGACGGGACGAAGTGAAACTCGCTGTTCTGCAGACCTTGTCCTTGATTGGCGACGATGAAGCAGAAACAGCTGTCCGGCAGTTTTATCATTCGACAGACAATCAGCAGATGCAAAAGCTAGCTCTCCTGGCGTTGGCAGATATGGGCGCAGCGATGCCAGAGTACACACCGAAATCCGGCGCTAGCCAGTCCTCTGACGAATGGAGTACAGCAAGCGTAGAGGATGGCATTCAGCACTTCATGGTTGAAGGTGGACAGGTGGCTGCAGGCAATTGGTGCCTCCAATACTGGCAAGAGCATCAGGAGTATGCACAAGGTCACGTACAAGTGCGGAAAGCATTAGCATGGGTCGCTGCATTAGAATATGTATACGGAACCGTGAGTCAAGAGAAACAGTCACAGGCTTTCTTGGCCCAAAAATACGGCGTTTCAGTCTCAACTGTGGCGAAGTGTGTCAAAGTATTGTCGATGCTTGATTTTAAATAG
- a CDS encoding DUF1850 domain-containing protein — protein MKKWRWHTFFLLITVLILAGSHPYLVLRDFHRQELIGVVPMRLQDTFQLEWIHSVELTPWRETYRVAGLSGMELAETSFRSFGAGVPANFQDQHDVHLTVHDGWITVSGLNEQRDQVLYLITREDYTLLVEGSKWRLASLLPLGTSLELSVKWFPWWYRYVHGLEKRGSEE, from the coding sequence ATGAAAAAATGGCGATGGCATACGTTCTTCCTCCTGATCACGGTACTCATTTTAGCGGGTTCTCATCCCTATCTCGTGCTTCGTGATTTTCATCGGCAGGAACTGATCGGCGTGGTACCGATGCGGTTGCAAGATACATTTCAATTGGAGTGGATTCATTCCGTCGAATTAACCCCATGGAGAGAGACGTACCGGGTGGCAGGTTTGTCCGGAATGGAGTTGGCCGAGACTTCTTTCCGGTCATTTGGAGCAGGAGTCCCAGCCAATTTTCAAGATCAGCATGATGTCCACTTGACTGTTCATGACGGCTGGATAACCGTTTCAGGCTTGAACGAGCAGCGCGATCAAGTGTTGTATTTAATCACGCGCGAAGACTACACGTTGTTGGTCGAAGGGAGCAAATGGAGATTGGCATCCTTATTGCCATTGGGCACTTCGCTGGAGCTGTCCGTCAAGTGGTTTCCGTGGTGGTATCGATATGTTCACGGGTTGGAGAAGAGAGGAAGTGAAGAATAG
- a CDS encoding gluconeogenesis factor YvcK family protein, translating to MPTKGMGRLQARQLRLVVIGGGTGLSVLLRGLKHEPVHITAIVTVADDGGSSGRLREEMDMLPPGDIRNVLTALADTEPLMEKVMQYRFSTGTGLAGHNLGNLLLAAMNEITGDFVTAVKTLSGVLAVRGDVLPASTQSIRLVAEMADGSLVMGESQIPLTGKEIKRVFLDPEDAVPLGDALTAIAEADAILIGPGSLYTSILPNLLVRGLFDAIKSSAAPKIYICNVMTQPGETDGFSASRHVNVMYEHVDGPFLDTIIVNSAELPTHVLEKYAEKGAAPVPCDLKKLRQLGLHIVAKPLVTFEDGYLRHDALEVSKQVVALIKRRRKVLKIEKE from the coding sequence ATGCCGACTAAGGGAATGGGGAGGCTGCAAGCAAGGCAGTTGCGTCTTGTTGTAATCGGCGGAGGAACGGGTCTGTCCGTTTTATTACGTGGGTTGAAACACGAGCCTGTGCATATTACCGCGATCGTTACAGTTGCTGATGACGGAGGAAGCTCTGGACGACTGCGTGAGGAAATGGATATGCTCCCTCCCGGGGATATTCGCAATGTCTTGACAGCGTTGGCTGATACGGAGCCGCTGATGGAAAAAGTGATGCAATATCGTTTTTCCACGGGGACTGGATTAGCTGGACATAATTTGGGAAATCTACTACTTGCAGCGATGAACGAAATAACAGGTGACTTTGTCACGGCCGTCAAGACATTGAGCGGAGTATTAGCCGTTCGGGGGGATGTATTGCCCGCGTCTACACAGTCCATTCGACTTGTAGCCGAAATGGCAGATGGCTCTCTCGTTATGGGGGAATCGCAAATACCGTTGACGGGCAAGGAAATCAAGCGTGTGTTCCTCGACCCGGAGGATGCAGTCCCGCTCGGTGATGCATTGACAGCGATTGCTGAAGCAGATGCCATCCTGATTGGGCCTGGTAGCTTGTACACAAGTATCCTGCCCAATTTGTTGGTGCGAGGGCTGTTCGACGCCATTAAAAGCTCAGCAGCACCCAAAATCTACATTTGTAATGTCATGACACAGCCCGGAGAAACGGACGGATTTTCTGCTTCGCGGCATGTAAATGTTATGTATGAGCACGTCGATGGACCATTTTTAGATACGATCATTGTCAATTCAGCAGAGCTGCCTACCCACGTGTTGGAGAAATACGCGGAAAAGGGAGCAGCTCCTGTCCCATGTGACCTGAAAAAGTTGCGACAACTGGGGCTCCACATTGTGGCGAAGCCGCTGGTTACATTTGAGGATGGTTACCTGCGACACGATGCGCTTGAGGTGAGCAAGCAGGTAGTAGCGCTCATCAAGCGCAGGCGAAAGGTGCTGAAGATAGAGAAGGAGTGA
- the trxB gene encoding thioredoxin-disulfide reductase — protein MSEQKIYDVIIAGAGPAGMTAAVYTSRANMSTLMLERGIPGGQMANTEEIENYPGFSSILGPDLSTKMFEHAQAFGAEYAYGEIKEIRDEAPYKRVVTGDKEYLAKSVIIATGAEHRLLGVPGEKELSGRGVSYCAVCDGAFFRNKELVVVGGGDSAVEEAVFLTRFASKVTIIHRRDQFRAQKILQKRAFDNEKIEVIWDTAVKEIRGEGKVQSVLLENTKTGEQREFTTDGAFIYVGMDPLTDSVRPLGITNEAGYVLTDEKMYTKVKGVFAAGDVREKMLRQVVTATGDGSIAAQSAQHYVEELNESLKEQNVTIS, from the coding sequence ATGAGTGAACAAAAAATCTATGACGTAATTATCGCCGGAGCTGGCCCTGCTGGTATGACGGCTGCTGTATACACTTCCCGTGCGAACATGAGCACGCTGATGCTGGAAAGAGGCATTCCTGGCGGTCAAATGGCTAATACAGAAGAGATCGAGAACTATCCGGGCTTTTCATCGATTCTGGGGCCAGACCTGTCCACCAAAATGTTCGAGCATGCGCAAGCGTTCGGCGCTGAATACGCCTACGGAGAAATCAAGGAAATCCGCGATGAAGCACCGTACAAAAGAGTTGTTACTGGAGACAAGGAGTACCTGGCAAAATCCGTAATCATCGCAACAGGGGCAGAACATCGCCTGTTGGGCGTACCAGGCGAAAAAGAATTGTCTGGTCGCGGCGTATCGTATTGCGCGGTATGTGACGGTGCCTTTTTCCGCAACAAAGAACTGGTAGTCGTAGGTGGCGGTGACTCCGCGGTAGAAGAAGCTGTGTTCCTGACACGCTTCGCTTCCAAAGTAACCATCATTCACCGTCGTGATCAGTTCCGCGCTCAAAAAATCCTGCAAAAACGCGCGTTTGATAACGAAAAGATCGAAGTGATCTGGGATACAGCGGTAAAAGAAATTCGCGGTGAAGGCAAAGTTCAATCCGTCCTGCTGGAAAACACCAAAACAGGCGAGCAACGCGAATTTACCACGGATGGCGCATTCATCTACGTAGGAATGGACCCACTGACAGATAGCGTTCGCCCGCTGGGTATTACCAACGAAGCAGGCTACGTGCTGACCGATGAAAAAATGTACACCAAAGTAAAAGGCGTATTCGCAGCAGGGGATGTTCGTGAAAAAATGTTGCGCCAAGTGGTAACCGCTACAGGTGATGGATCTATCGCTGCTCAATCCGCTCAACATTATGTGGAAGAGCTGAATGAATCGTTAAAAGAACAAAATGTCACAATCTCTTAA
- a CDS encoding TAXI family TRAP transporter solute-binding subunit, with the protein MMIKNKMLTIMSSVLLVLTVSACGGQSTTAPQAGQSGGAAAGGGAEQKFLTIATGGSSGPYYTLGGAMAKIYKEKLGYNASVQSTGASVENINLVKAKKADVAFVMSDVTTFAYAGQENFKEGGAIKDLRAMAGLYLNYVQIVTLKDRNIKSVADLKGKRVGVGAPNSGVEVNARMVLAGHGISYDDIKADYLSYAEAIEQLKNNAIDAAFVTSGLPNSTVIDLSTTKDVEIVPIKKEDVEKMKEQFPFFVSAEIPAGLYKNDQPIQTAAIRNILLVRNDLSDDQVYKLTKTFFDEMEALRAAHSAAKEIDVKEAGKNLVVPLHPGAEKYYKEVGALN; encoded by the coding sequence ATGATGATAAAAAACAAGATGCTGACAATCATGTCATCTGTGCTGCTTGTATTGACCGTATCTGCTTGTGGCGGGCAATCCACAACAGCACCACAAGCGGGACAATCGGGAGGAGCGGCTGCAGGTGGCGGGGCTGAACAGAAGTTTTTGACGATCGCGACAGGGGGCAGCTCCGGTCCGTATTACACGCTGGGTGGGGCGATGGCCAAGATCTACAAAGAGAAGCTGGGCTACAACGCTTCCGTCCAATCGACCGGTGCATCCGTGGAAAATATCAATTTGGTAAAAGCCAAAAAGGCAGATGTAGCGTTTGTCATGTCTGATGTAACGACGTTTGCTTATGCTGGTCAGGAAAATTTCAAAGAGGGCGGTGCCATCAAAGATCTTCGTGCGATGGCTGGGCTGTATCTGAACTACGTGCAAATCGTGACGTTAAAAGACCGCAATATCAAGTCAGTGGCAGATTTGAAAGGGAAACGCGTCGGTGTAGGGGCTCCCAACTCTGGGGTAGAAGTGAATGCGCGTATGGTCTTGGCAGGGCATGGCATTTCGTATGACGACATCAAAGCAGACTACCTGTCGTATGCAGAAGCGATCGAGCAACTGAAAAACAATGCAATTGATGCGGCATTTGTTACATCTGGATTGCCGAACTCTACGGTAATCGACCTCAGTACAACCAAGGACGTCGAGATCGTTCCGATCAAAAAAGAAGATGTGGAGAAGATGAAGGAGCAGTTCCCGTTCTTTGTGTCGGCCGAGATTCCAGCTGGACTGTACAAGAACGATCAACCGATTCAAACAGCCGCGATCCGCAATATTTTGCTAGTGCGTAATGACTTGTCTGATGATCAAGTATACAAGCTGACCAAAACGTTCTTTGACGAGATGGAGGCATTGAGAGCGGCGCACAGCGCAGCCAAGGAAATCGATGTGAAGGAAGCGGGCAAGAATTTAGTGGTTCCCCTGCATCCAGGGGCTGAAAAATACTACAAAGAAGTCGGCGCTCTGAATTAA
- a CDS encoding helix-turn-helix domain-containing protein: protein MANIVEYAVALSQGERITLEDLPPALTERKQDVQGRQSERDGVIIPNGITLDEAERRVILHTLERHAGHRKKTADQLGISERGLRQKLKQYLEIE, encoded by the coding sequence GTGGCCAATATTGTGGAGTATGCGGTTGCGCTTTCCCAAGGGGAGCGTATTACATTGGAGGACTTGCCTCCAGCTTTGACAGAGCGCAAGCAGGACGTACAGGGTAGGCAATCCGAAAGAGACGGGGTGATCATTCCGAACGGTATCACCCTGGATGAAGCGGAACGGCGCGTCATTTTGCATACGCTGGAACGTCATGCTGGCCATCGAAAGAAAACAGCGGATCAGCTGGGCATTAGTGAACGAGGTTTGCGGCAAAAGCTCAAGCAATATCTCGAAATAGAATAA
- the whiA gene encoding DNA-binding protein WhiA yields MSFAAHTKKELTMQEGADCCSKAELSALIRMNGSLQFGAGRLVLDVTTENAAIARRIYTLIKRLFQIHAELLVRKKMRLKKNNVYIVRIPNKANEILQDLGIMDQSLSFLSGVAPDIVKKSCCRGAYLRGAFLAGGSVNHPEASSYHLEIFTAYQDFCEALTKIANRYKLNAKCIERKKGYVLYIKEGEKITEFLSLIGAHQALLYFEDVRIVKDMRNSVNRLHNCEIANINKTVNAATQQLENIQLIDQEMGLENLPKRLREVAELRVAHPDINLKELGEMLPSGVVSKSGVNHRLRKINEIADKLREKQNISM; encoded by the coding sequence ATGTCATTCGCCGCGCATACCAAAAAGGAATTAACGATGCAGGAGGGCGCTGACTGTTGTAGTAAGGCGGAACTGTCTGCTTTGATCCGCATGAATGGCAGCCTACAGTTCGGAGCCGGGCGGTTAGTGCTCGATGTCACTACGGAAAACGCGGCGATTGCGAGACGGATTTACACCTTGATCAAGAGGTTGTTTCAAATTCACGCCGAACTTTTGGTCCGGAAAAAAATGCGGTTGAAGAAAAATAACGTCTACATCGTAAGAATCCCGAATAAAGCAAATGAAATTTTGCAAGACTTGGGGATTATGGATCAAAGTCTTTCGTTTCTATCGGGTGTCGCTCCAGACATCGTGAAAAAATCGTGCTGCCGTGGCGCTTATCTACGTGGCGCCTTTTTGGCAGGCGGCTCTGTCAATCATCCGGAAGCATCCAGCTATCATTTGGAGATTTTTACGGCCTATCAGGATTTCTGTGAGGCATTGACCAAGATCGCCAATCGGTATAAACTAAATGCCAAGTGCATCGAGCGGAAAAAAGGGTATGTTCTCTATATTAAAGAAGGCGAAAAGATTACAGAGTTCCTGAGTTTGATAGGAGCTCACCAGGCCTTGCTCTACTTCGAGGACGTACGGATCGTCAAGGATATGCGCAACTCAGTGAACCGTTTGCACAACTGTGAAATCGCCAACATTAATAAGACGGTGAACGCAGCCACGCAGCAACTGGAAAATATTCAGCTCATTGATCAGGAAATGGGCCTGGAAAACTTGCCTAAGCGACTGCGTGAAGTAGCTGAGCTCAGGGTAGCTCACCCCGATATTAACTTGAAAGAATTGGGTGAGATGTTGCCGAGCGGAGTTGTCAGCAAATCGGGAGTCAATCACCGCCTGCGAAAAATTAACGAAATCGCTGACAAATTACGAGAAAAACAAAATATTTCGATGTAG
- a CDS encoding TRAP transporter permease, translating into MSTQVQLPNEEEIRNNESKAQAILQEYDKEAGYRVFSKKWLTVLVSVIAVAFALYHMYAAYAIPFVTLKHRSLHVAIVLCLIFVLYPGWKRASRKTLSLLDGLLAVLSIGTAGYIFVYYMDIVNRGGIPSSLDVIFATITCLLVLEASRRVAGWELTAMAAVFVAYAYVGPYLPGDFGHRGYTFSDIANYMYVTTEGIFGDATAVSASFIILFIIFGAFLSKSGMGTLFNDLSLSLAGSSKGGPAKVGVIASAVHGSINGSAIASVVTTGSFTIPMMKRVGYKPEFAAAVEATAAVGGQILPPIMGAAAFIMAETLGVPYITIAIAALIPAIMYYFGLLVQVHLRADRDNLQGLSKHELPKIKEVMRERGHLLLPLILLVVLLMMGYTPTLVAVITIIATIIIAALRPSSRMNLRDVLQALENGVRDALGVAVACAAVGITVGVFSLTGLGLKLANIILMMGSGSLFMTLFFTMIASIILGLGLPSIPCYIITATMAAPALSSYGIDPLASHLFVFYFGAIANLTPPIALAAFAGAGIAGSDPQRTGWISCKLALAGFIVPFIFIYKPAMLISNSGITDIVFATVATVLAVIALAAATEGFLFTKINLLMRAVMIVGGVLLIFPEMYLMGVGLVLMIAAGVIQYVKKRSVRTIQA; encoded by the coding sequence ATGAGTACGCAGGTACAATTGCCGAATGAAGAAGAGATTCGGAACAACGAGAGTAAAGCGCAGGCGATCCTCCAAGAGTACGATAAGGAAGCCGGATACCGCGTTTTCTCGAAAAAATGGCTGACTGTTTTGGTCTCCGTGATAGCAGTAGCCTTTGCCTTGTATCACATGTATGCAGCTTACGCCATTCCATTTGTGACACTGAAGCACCGTTCTTTGCACGTTGCCATTGTTCTCTGTCTCATCTTTGTGCTTTATCCAGGCTGGAAGCGAGCGTCGCGCAAGACATTGTCCTTGCTGGATGGCTTGTTGGCCGTCCTCTCTATAGGAACGGCAGGATACATATTCGTCTACTACATGGATATTGTGAATCGGGGAGGTATTCCCTCAAGCCTTGATGTCATTTTTGCAACGATTACGTGCCTCTTGGTACTCGAAGCATCCCGGCGCGTTGCCGGGTGGGAACTGACGGCGATGGCAGCCGTTTTTGTGGCGTATGCTTATGTGGGGCCATACCTGCCAGGAGATTTTGGTCATCGAGGATACACCTTTAGTGACATTGCCAACTACATGTATGTGACTACCGAAGGGATTTTCGGGGACGCCACGGCGGTTTCTGCCTCGTTTATCATTTTGTTTATCATTTTCGGTGCGTTTTTGTCCAAGTCCGGAATGGGTACGCTGTTCAATGATTTATCGCTCTCATTGGCAGGCAGCAGCAAGGGCGGGCCAGCAAAAGTAGGGGTTATCGCAAGTGCTGTTCATGGCTCGATTAATGGTTCGGCCATCGCGAGTGTTGTGACGACAGGTTCGTTTACCATACCCATGATGAAGCGAGTCGGCTACAAACCGGAGTTCGCTGCTGCTGTCGAAGCAACTGCTGCGGTAGGGGGCCAAATTTTGCCTCCAATTATGGGGGCGGCAGCTTTTATCATGGCCGAGACGTTGGGAGTCCCTTACATTACGATTGCGATCGCTGCTCTTATCCCTGCGATCATGTACTATTTTGGTCTGCTCGTTCAGGTGCATTTGCGTGCTGACCGTGACAATTTGCAAGGGCTGAGCAAGCACGAGCTTCCTAAAATCAAAGAGGTGATGCGTGAACGGGGACATCTCCTGTTGCCGCTTATCTTGCTCGTCGTTTTGCTGATGATGGGGTATACGCCTACGCTGGTAGCGGTTATTACAATTATCGCGACGATCATCATTGCAGCGTTGCGTCCATCGAGCCGCATGAATTTACGGGATGTATTGCAGGCACTGGAAAACGGGGTTCGTGATGCGCTTGGAGTGGCAGTAGCGTGTGCGGCTGTGGGGATTACCGTAGGGGTATTCAGTCTGACAGGGTTGGGATTGAAGCTGGCAAATATCATTTTGATGATGGGATCTGGCAGCTTGTTTATGACTCTTTTTTTCACGATGATTGCTTCTATTATTTTGGGTCTGGGACTTCCTTCCATTCCTTGTTATATCATTACGGCCACGATGGCGGCTCCGGCTCTCTCCTCTTACGGAATTGATCCGTTGGCTTCTCACCTGTTTGTCTTTTATTTCGGGGCGATCGCCAATCTGACGCCGCCTATTGCGCTAGCGGCGTTTGCCGGGGCGGGGATTGCGGGTTCTGATCCGCAGCGGACTGGCTGGATATCGTGCAAACTAGCTTTGGCAGGATTCATTGTCCCGTTCATTTTCATCTACAAACCGGCGATGCTCATCTCGAATTCAGGTATTACTGATATTGTGTTTGCTACGGTAGCTACAGTTTTGGCAGTCATCGCACTCGCGGCGGCGACAGAAGGCTTCTTATTCACAAAGATCAACTTGCTGATGCGTGCTGTGATGATTGTTGGTGGGGTGCTATTGATCTTCCCTGAAATGTACCTGATGGGAGTGGGGCTGGTACTGATGATAGCAGCAGGGGTCATTCAATATGTAAAAAAGCGTAGTGTAAGGACAATCCAAGCCTAA